A single region of the Nitrospira defluvii genome encodes:
- a CDS encoding CHASE3 domain-containing protein, which yields MSYELMVGIRGRLIGLLLVATIALASSFFAHLYLFEQWRGQHERQLHRSKILEEVLRLKGLVVDVETNFRGYLLTEQSSFLEPINLATSRLESGMARLTDLTASTPGLQLGVGVLSARLNEFVDSKKTLVAAIGTDKQEQVRLYVRGGSGRALFLTIEKAVGDFEMRVQREIPLESMTYEAWMEQARWQLLFVDSLGAILCIVLTRSVSLPTQPSRDRRARIPL from the coding sequence GTGTCGTACGAACTTATGGTAGGGATACGCGGTCGTCTTATCGGACTCCTGCTTGTCGCCACGATCGCCCTCGCCTCGTCGTTTTTCGCGCATCTGTATCTGTTCGAGCAATGGCGTGGGCAACACGAGCGCCAACTGCACCGCTCAAAAATTCTCGAAGAGGTGTTGCGATTGAAAGGGTTGGTCGTAGATGTGGAGACGAATTTTCGCGGGTACCTGCTGACAGAGCAATCTTCGTTTCTCGAGCCGATCAATCTGGCGACAAGCCGGTTGGAGAGCGGGATGGCGCGATTGACTGATCTGACGGCGAGCACGCCGGGTTTGCAATTGGGGGTCGGGGTGTTATCGGCTCGTCTCAATGAGTTTGTCGACAGTAAGAAGACCCTGGTGGCGGCGATTGGGACAGACAAGCAGGAGCAGGTTCGGCTCTATGTGCGAGGCGGAAGCGGGCGCGCGCTGTTCCTGACCATCGAAAAGGCCGTCGGTGATTTTGAGATGCGTGTGCAGCGCGAAATCCCTCTGGAATCCATGACATATGAGGCGTGGATGGAGCAGGCCCGATGGCAACTGCTTTTCGTGGATAGTCTGGGGGCCATTCTGTGCATCGTTCTCACGCGAAGCGTGAGCCTTCCTACACAACCCTCGCGCGATCGGCGGGCGCGTATCCCACTCTAG